A DNA window from Nitrospira sp. contains the following coding sequences:
- a CDS encoding Ferrichrome-iron receptor (MaGe:77309383) — protein MSISSFSVSRCVSTRMTKERVASLAAIGRMLAGCLCLTVVTACIGPIKPVPPQNSEAPPPPSTETVEAPKPAEPAPTEAPVVPPVPLPLSPAEAPIPTEGDIPTLEMKPVQVTAQRESYKVAQATTATKTDTPIMETPFSVQVVPQQVLKDQQTTRLDHALNNVSGVFANQSFGLVESFTIRGFDTFDYYREGTRFQSALTQTGRREMANLERIEVLKGPASILYGRIQPGGMINLVTKKPLEESYYSIQQQVGSYDFYRTALDATSKLNESGSLRYRFNLSSENKGSFREFVDDKKLFIAPVVQWTVSERTQITFDGEYSKGTVRPEYGTVALGSRPASLPIERNLGESFAKATYEGLLAGFNWSHAFNSQWKIQHRAYVQSTKEDDQVVLPLALQADNETLDRFFAGFQGNKHRTYTTSLDLTGHFDTFGLTHRLLVGGDYYQFKNTGMIVDNFAFPSINIFTPSHSGSPLADPADDFAFKLKEKWFGLYLQDQVALPFHLHLLAGLRYDNAEITSDNTFGGVQTVLSSRQSAITPRVGLLWQPIKALALYGNYVEGFGVPNIGALGVTGAPLKAETSQQWEAGIKTEFFEGRWMATLSWFELTKQNIATGHPDPALAALGFSVQTGEARNKGIELDLTGEVLPGLDVIATYAYTDSEITKMNDSTVGHRFPNVPKHAGSVWATYRFQEPGLKGWKMGAGVLARGAREGNLENDYQMPGYALVNLMTSYAMRVGPTRLTAQLNVDNVLGQEYFPSSTGFGRSRIDIGTPRFFMGSLKMEF, from the coding sequence ATGTCGATCTCATCATTCTCTGTATCTCGATGTGTTTCAACCCGCATGACGAAAGAGCGAGTCGCCAGCCTGGCGGCAATCGGGCGCATGCTTGCCGGGTGTCTGTGTCTCACGGTGGTGACGGCCTGCATCGGACCGATCAAGCCGGTGCCGCCGCAAAACAGTGAAGCGCCGCCGCCTCCATCGACTGAAACAGTCGAAGCGCCTAAGCCCGCCGAGCCAGCGCCTACTGAGGCCCCGGTCGTGCCTCCCGTGCCACTGCCTCTATCGCCGGCGGAGGCACCGATTCCAACCGAGGGAGATATCCCGACGCTTGAAATGAAACCGGTGCAGGTCACGGCGCAGCGCGAGTCGTACAAGGTGGCCCAGGCGACGACGGCGACCAAGACGGACACGCCGATTATGGAGACGCCGTTTTCGGTTCAGGTGGTCCCGCAGCAGGTCTTGAAAGATCAACAGACGACGCGGCTGGATCATGCGCTGAACAATGTGAGCGGGGTGTTTGCCAATCAGTCGTTCGGTCTCGTGGAGTCGTTCACGATTCGAGGATTCGACACATTCGATTACTATCGAGAAGGGACCAGATTCCAGTCGGCCTTGACGCAAACGGGCCGCAGAGAAATGGCGAATCTTGAACGAATCGAGGTATTGAAGGGCCCGGCCTCCATCCTCTATGGCCGGATCCAACCCGGCGGCATGATCAATCTCGTCACGAAGAAGCCGCTGGAAGAATCGTACTATTCCATTCAGCAGCAGGTCGGATCCTACGATTTCTACCGCACGGCGTTGGACGCGACCAGCAAGCTGAACGAATCGGGGTCGCTGCGGTATCGCTTCAATCTATCCTCTGAGAACAAGGGCTCGTTTCGAGAGTTTGTCGATGACAAGAAGCTGTTCATCGCGCCGGTGGTGCAATGGACCGTGAGCGAGCGCACGCAGATCACCTTCGACGGAGAGTACAGCAAAGGCACGGTGCGGCCGGAGTATGGGACGGTGGCCCTTGGCTCCCGTCCGGCCAGTCTGCCAATCGAACGCAACCTGGGCGAATCCTTTGCCAAGGCCACCTACGAAGGCCTGTTGGCCGGATTCAACTGGTCGCATGCGTTCAACAGCCAGTGGAAGATCCAGCACCGGGCCTATGTGCAATCCACGAAGGAGGATGATCAGGTGGTGTTGCCGCTGGCGCTGCAAGCGGACAACGAAACGCTGGATCGCTTTTTCGCCGGATTTCAAGGGAACAAGCATCGCACGTATACGACGAGTCTCGATCTCACAGGTCACTTCGACACGTTTGGACTCACTCATCGACTCTTGGTGGGAGGAGATTACTATCAGTTCAAGAATACCGGGATGATTGTCGATAACTTCGCATTTCCATCCATCAATATTTTTACTCCCAGTCATAGTGGAAGTCCCCTTGCGGATCCGGCGGATGACTTTGCGTTCAAACTGAAGGAGAAATGGTTCGGACTGTATCTGCAGGATCAGGTGGCCTTGCCGTTTCACCTGCATCTCTTAGCGGGTCTGCGGTATGACAACGCGGAGATCACCAGCGACAATACGTTCGGCGGTGTGCAGACGGTCTTGAGTAGCCGGCAATCCGCCATTACGCCGCGCGTGGGCTTGCTGTGGCAGCCGATCAAGGCGCTGGCGTTGTACGGCAACTATGTCGAGGGATTCGGAGTGCCGAATATCGGGGCGCTAGGTGTGACCGGGGCGCCGCTCAAAGCTGAAACGTCTCAGCAGTGGGAGGCGGGGATCAAGACCGAGTTCTTCGAGGGGCGATGGATGGCGACGCTGTCCTGGTTTGAGCTGACGAAGCAGAACATTGCCACGGGCCATCCCGATCCGGCTCTCGCGGCCTTGGGGTTCTCGGTGCAAACGGGCGAAGCGCGCAATAAGGGCATCGAACTGGATCTGACCGGGGAAGTGCTTCCGGGATTAGACGTGATCGCGACCTATGCCTATACCGATTCGGAAATTACCAAGATGAACGACAGCACGGTCGGGCATCGCTTTCCCAATGTCCCGAAACATGCGGGCAGTGTGTGGGCGACCTATCGATTCCAGGAGCCGGGCCTCAAGGGGTGGAAGATGGGAGCGGGGGTGCTGGCCCGCGGGGCTCGGGAAGGAAATCTGGAGAACGACTACCAGATGCCGGGGTATGCGCTCGTCAATCTAATGACGAGTTACGCCATGCGTGTCGGGCCGACCAGACTGACGGCGCAATTGAATGTGGATAATGTGCTTGGCCAGGAGTATTTCCCGAGCAGCACAGGATTTGGCCGAAGTCGAATCGATATCGGCACGCCGCGTTTCTTCATGGGTTCGCTCAAGATGGAGTTTTAG